A portion of the Candidatus Cloacimonadota bacterium genome contains these proteins:
- a CDS encoding TldD/PmbA family protein yields MNNLDYLKNILDGHPELQYELVEKFWSTDFLRFYHSQTNYNISKDNIVLSATLYKGKKSFSFQLDNPRREQIDAAVKDALNVIDKLPEDPDFVDIENDLSLAEPRAVTNNIEALSLDKKVGILSKIADAVATHGFDIFGTFICNHQKYRIVNSNGMDKSSESSPIYLEVKAVRNSNQVTVLETFGGEDASLLDETAFLTSLLRRVKNGAGEIIDVEPGYYDVILAPRCVAEFVQNLSWGMNAHALDQSSSFFEGKQGKQVFPEHISITDDPGDPEMIRADYGSNGHIYRRLPLIENGVFRNFMCDNYYAHKTGLPKNGNTASCLKIAPGNKTLDEMIGGVKRGLYISSLHYMNFINPRETSLTGLTRDGTFLIEDGKISKVVNNLRFTERIERILNNVIELENRCQTIPFSENYDSFDIETVKAPHALVRDFNISSSTKTI; encoded by the coding sequence ATGAACAACCTCGACTATTTGAAAAACATTCTGGATGGCCATCCGGAACTTCAATATGAGTTGGTTGAAAAGTTTTGGTCAACGGATTTTCTCCGTTTTTACCACAGCCAGACAAACTACAACATTTCCAAAGACAACATCGTGCTCTCCGCGACACTTTACAAGGGCAAAAAAAGCTTCAGTTTTCAATTGGACAACCCACGCCGCGAGCAGATTGACGCTGCCGTGAAGGACGCATTAAACGTAATCGACAAATTGCCCGAAGACCCCGATTTTGTGGATATCGAAAACGACCTGAGCCTCGCTGAACCCCGCGCTGTGACGAACAACATCGAAGCCTTGAGCTTGGACAAAAAAGTGGGCATATTGTCGAAAATTGCAGACGCTGTGGCAACTCATGGATTTGATATCTTTGGCACCTTCATCTGCAACCACCAAAAATATCGCATCGTAAACAGCAACGGCATGGATAAAAGCAGCGAAAGCTCGCCCATCTATCTGGAAGTGAAAGCGGTTAGAAATTCCAACCAAGTAACAGTCCTGGAAACCTTTGGTGGCGAAGACGCAAGTTTGCTGGATGAAACCGCTTTCTTGACGAGCCTTCTGCGCCGCGTAAAGAATGGCGCCGGCGAAATAATCGACGTGGAGCCAGGCTATTACGACGTCATTTTGGCTCCCCGCTGTGTGGCGGAATTTGTTCAAAACCTAAGCTGGGGAATGAATGCACACGCGCTGGACCAAAGCAGCAGCTTTTTTGAAGGAAAACAGGGCAAGCAGGTTTTCCCCGAGCATATTAGCATCACCGACGATCCTGGCGATCCGGAAATGATCCGTGCGGATTATGGCTCCAACGGTCACATCTACCGCCGCCTGCCTTTGATAGAAAACGGAGTGTTCCGCAACTTTATGTGTGATAACTATTACGCCCACAAAACCGGGCTTCCGAAAAATGGCAACACGGCTTCCTGTCTGAAGATTGCTCCCGGAAACAAAACTTTGGACGAGATGATTGGCGGCGTGAAGCGCGGGCTCTATATATCCAGCCTGCACTATATGAACTTCATCAACCCGCGTGAAACATCGCTGACGGGACTCACTCGAGACGGCACCTTCCTCATCGAGGATGGAAAAATCAGCAAAGTGGTAAACAATCTTCGTTTCACCGAGCGCATCGAACGCATCTTGAACAACGTGATCGAACTTGAAAACCGCTGCCAGACCATTCCTTTTTCAGAAAACTACGACAGCTTCGATATCGAAACCGTGAAGGCGCCCCACGCCTTGGTCCGCGATTTCAACATCAGCTCTTCCACCAAAACCATTTAG
- the topA gene encoding type I DNA topoisomerase, whose product MNKALIIVESFAKAGTINKILGGKYSVKASIGHIRDLPKNTMGVDVEHNFSPVYEIDKKKSKTVADLRTAAKGAEEIFLASDPDREGEAIAWHLSKVLEKEIAGKKVHRIVFNEITSKAVKAAMEQPGDVDMAKVDAQQARRVLDRIVGYTVSPLLWKVIAKDLSAGRVQSVALRLICEREEEIEAFVPREFWKLEASFWRDALPPFKASLEKWQGKKFEIPDEKTGIEISETIKNADATLGEIKRTLRDLQPPPPFITSTLQQEASKILNFSSERTMAIAQELYEGIELKGETTGLITYMRTDSVRVAPEAVENCRTLVKERFGEQDIVPNPRFFKTKKSAQDAHEAIRPTDAFRTPESIAAQLSKEQLKLYTLIWQRFVATQMKPAKLENTSAKIGLGEAVFAATGNRVVEQGFMKAWAHVYYVEGAQIHADYTKNDALEHDAIKRSQHFTKPPARYTEASLIKLLEAQGIGRPSTYSSIISTIRKRDYVKIQKKVFFPTDLGKNVNSFLVKNFDAIFNVSFTAEMEDRLDQIEEKQSVWYETVKLYYDELMKFVADVDLKKEKKAFTEETDITCDVCGEGKMVVKRSRNGEFLGCNRFPECRNIKNFSRTEDGKIEILMPKVLEEKCPQCGSALIVRSGRYGEFTACSNYPKCKYIKKETTGVACPECGKGELAQRKNKRGNLFYSCTRYPECKYLTNKKPLPIACPNCGNPYIEEHYSKERGSYKKCPKCNTEME is encoded by the coding sequence AAGCCTCGATTGGGCACATCCGAGACCTGCCCAAAAACACGATGGGCGTGGATGTTGAACATAATTTCAGCCCCGTTTACGAGATTGATAAAAAGAAAAGTAAGACGGTGGCCGATTTGCGAACTGCCGCCAAAGGTGCGGAAGAGATTTTCCTGGCCAGTGACCCCGACCGCGAAGGTGAAGCCATCGCCTGGCACCTCAGCAAGGTTTTGGAAAAAGAAATCGCGGGCAAAAAAGTGCATCGTATTGTGTTCAACGAAATCACCTCCAAAGCGGTAAAAGCCGCCATGGAGCAGCCCGGTGATGTTGATATGGCAAAGGTGGACGCCCAGCAGGCGCGCCGCGTTTTGGACCGTATCGTGGGTTACACTGTATCCCCACTTTTGTGGAAAGTGATAGCCAAAGACCTCAGCGCGGGACGCGTTCAATCCGTGGCTTTGCGCCTCATTTGCGAGCGTGAGGAAGAAATCGAAGCCTTTGTGCCTCGGGAATTTTGGAAGCTCGAAGCAAGTTTTTGGCGGGACGCGCTGCCACCCTTCAAGGCCAGTTTGGAAAAATGGCAGGGCAAGAAATTTGAAATCCCTGACGAAAAAACGGGCATTGAAATTTCCGAGACCATCAAAAACGCCGATGCCACCCTCGGTGAAATAAAGCGTACACTGCGTGACTTACAGCCACCGCCTCCATTCATCACCAGCACCCTGCAACAGGAAGCCTCAAAAATCCTGAATTTTTCCTCGGAACGCACCATGGCGATTGCCCAGGAACTGTATGAAGGGATTGAACTTAAAGGTGAAACCACGGGACTCATCACCTACATGCGTACCGACAGCGTGCGCGTTGCCCCGGAAGCGGTTGAAAACTGCCGCACTCTGGTGAAAGAACGTTTTGGCGAGCAGGATATTGTTCCCAACCCCCGTTTTTTCAAGACCAAAAAATCCGCCCAAGACGCCCACGAAGCAATCAGACCCACCGACGCTTTCCGCACCCCGGAAAGCATTGCCGCCCAGCTCAGCAAAGAACAATTAAAGCTCTACACCCTAATCTGGCAACGCTTTGTGGCCACCCAGATGAAGCCTGCCAAGCTGGAAAACACTTCGGCAAAAATTGGTTTGGGAGAAGCCGTTTTTGCGGCCACGGGAAACAGAGTGGTGGAGCAAGGCTTCATGAAAGCCTGGGCTCACGTCTATTATGTGGAAGGCGCCCAGATTCACGCGGATTACACCAAAAACGACGCTTTGGAACACGATGCCATCAAACGTTCCCAACATTTCACAAAGCCGCCCGCCCGCTACACAGAAGCCTCGCTGATCAAGCTTTTGGAGGCTCAGGGCATCGGTCGTCCCTCCACCTATTCCAGCATCATCAGCACCATTCGCAAGCGGGACTATGTTAAAATTCAGAAAAAAGTATTCTTCCCCACCGATTTGGGAAAAAATGTTAACAGCTTTCTGGTGAAGAATTTTGATGCTATTTTCAATGTCAGCTTCACAGCGGAAATGGAAGACAGGCTGGATCAGATTGAAGAAAAACAATCGGTTTGGTACGAAACGGTCAAGTTATATTACGATGAACTGATGAAATTTGTGGCTGACGTGGACCTTAAAAAGGAAAAGAAGGCTTTTACGGAAGAAACCGACATCACTTGCGATGTTTGTGGCGAAGGAAAAATGGTGGTCAAGCGTTCCAGAAATGGAGAATTTTTGGGCTGTAACCGCTTTCCTGAATGCAGAAACATCAAAAACTTCAGCAGAACCGAAGATGGCAAAATCGAAATCCTGATGCCCAAGGTTCTGGAAGAAAAATGCCCGCAATGCGGCAGCGCCTTGATTGTCCGCTCTGGCAGATATGGCGAATTCACCGCCTGCAGCAACTATCCCAAATGCAAATACATCAAAAAAGAAACCACGGGCGTCGCCTGTCCTGAATGTGGAAAAGGCGAACTGGCGCAACGCAAAAATAAGAGGGGTAACCTCTTCTATTCTTGCACCCGCTATCCTGAATGCAAGTATCTCACAAATAAAAAACCTCTGCCCATCGCCTGCCCAAATTGTGGTAATCCCTATATTGAAGAGCATTATTCGAAGGAAAGAGGCAGCTACAAGAAATGCCCAAAATGTAACACAGAGATGGAATAA
- the dacB gene encoding D-alanyl-D-alanine carboxypeptidase/D-alanyl-D-alanine-endopeptidase, with amino-acid sequence MFHNDTIAKRLKITALMALFFLSLFAHLFAQELDSKALGRELEKLMSSKLVGGAEVAVAFYNPATCGLVWGHKNEQGMIPASLQKLYTGIGALETLGPQYQFTTKIGSRGEIVDGVLKGDLIVVGGGDPSWMEDFYPKGPHQVFEAWADSLRALGIRKIEGNLIGNISLFPTLEKHPLWEKHNLHYGFSPGVGALCFNENKVRFELEGAAKAGQKASATPSYNYKFLKVDNRIETVSENGAAGIWLKLSEDGSTVTLHGKLGTNTKQKLTAAVRNPPLFTMTILHDTFRKKGITITGKILLEDGTSNNFTPLFSHKSPSLAEILAVMQKYSSNMLAEQMLSHIGPGAQNGVTKLMELMAKSCIGGEFHVVDGSGLSRQNLCSASNLGLALCLARHQEWFDFFLQSLATPGEIGTLKRRFPDLKEKSVLFGKTGSLRDVSNLAGYLRAGDDQLYVFVIMCNKVNNVANARKWQENVCNLLLKYNGR; translated from the coding sequence ATGTTTCATAACGATACTATCGCAAAACGGCTGAAGATTACGGCGCTAATGGCGCTGTTTTTCCTCAGCCTTTTCGCTCACTTATTCGCCCAGGAACTGGATTCCAAAGCTTTGGGCCGGGAGTTGGAAAAGCTGATGAGCTCAAAGCTTGTGGGAGGAGCCGAAGTGGCTGTGGCATTTTACAATCCAGCCACCTGCGGTCTGGTTTGGGGACACAAAAATGAACAGGGCATGATTCCCGCCTCCCTGCAAAAGCTCTACACCGGCATCGGAGCCTTGGAAACACTGGGTCCCCAATATCAATTCACGACGAAAATCGGCTCGCGGGGCGAAATCGTGGATGGCGTTTTGAAGGGAGATCTCATTGTTGTGGGCGGAGGTGACCCAAGCTGGATGGAAGATTTCTATCCCAAGGGTCCGCATCAGGTTTTTGAAGCTTGGGCGGATTCGTTGCGCGCTCTGGGAATCCGTAAAATTGAGGGGAATCTGATTGGAAATATCAGCCTGTTCCCCACCCTGGAAAAACATCCGCTTTGGGAAAAACACAACCTCCACTATGGATTTTCTCCGGGAGTAGGCGCACTCTGCTTCAATGAAAACAAAGTTCGTTTCGAGCTGGAAGGGGCGGCAAAAGCTGGACAAAAAGCATCCGCAACACCCAGCTATAACTATAAATTCCTGAAGGTGGACAATCGAATTGAGACGGTTTCGGAAAACGGCGCGGCTGGCATCTGGCTCAAGCTGTCTGAAGATGGCAGCACCGTGACCTTGCATGGAAAACTGGGAACAAATACCAAGCAGAAACTGACCGCGGCAGTGCGCAACCCTCCACTTTTCACGATGACCATCCTACACGATACTTTCCGCAAAAAAGGAATTACCATCACAGGGAAAATTTTACTGGAAGATGGCACTTCAAACAACTTTACGCCTCTTTTTAGCCACAAATCCCCCAGCCTGGCGGAAATTTTGGCGGTAATGCAGAAATACAGCTCGAATATGTTGGCAGAACAAATGTTAAGCCACATCGGCCCAGGGGCGCAAAATGGCGTCACAAAACTGATGGAACTGATGGCTAAAAGCTGCATTGGCGGTGAGTTCCATGTTGTGGACGGCTCTGGATTATCGCGTCAAAATCTTTGCTCGGCCTCGAATTTGGGGTTGGCACTTTGTTTGGCGCGACATCAGGAGTGGTTTGATTTCTTTTTACAATCTCTTGCCACCCCCGGTGAAATAGGAACCTTGAAGAGGCGGTTTCCTGACCTCAAAGAAAAATCCGTCCTTTTTGGAAAAACCGGAAGCCTGCGCGATGTCAGCAACCTGGCTGGATATTTACGTGCCGGAGATGACCAGCTTTACGTTTTCGTGATTATGTGCAACAAAGTCAACAACGTGGCAAACGCCAGAAAGTGGCAGGAAAACGTTTGTAATCTTCTGCTGAAATACAACGGCAGATAA
- a CDS encoding amidohydrolase family protein, whose product MKLFTNVSLPTSSAALKRVNVLFEDKILKISPDPIESEEVSQVIDLKGMILLPGAVDAHSHIIREKDPAKTIARVSKAAIKGGWTSLAELSYLDPKPITSTDALSAKKKVIKANSFVDMALWGNVDIDDYPYHAEAAQELWGNGIVGIALMNPSPNPELTALDFTEIMDLFLDIYGSDTAFSFQGFDVESHSGFSFASQGDAIRKLLRRMQENPIHIPRVSSFETVEFINSISKRSDISFSLCLADLMKHFSDIDFGYEVDLEGPENQFFILLRTNKIYMLSNNVESAEPKVDLSPAFQGAPESLLPFSYLWALSELWKKRKIPLATVIKMTSENAAKRLGIYPEKGSIAVGSDADFVVYDPTGSTDFKAPDGSQHELEGAIVSVYLRGESVVHKGKVAPATGAFLHRSTNPKRRHNSTTWI is encoded by the coding sequence ATGAAACTATTTACGAATGTCTCTTTGCCCACCTCATCGGCAGCCTTGAAAAGGGTGAATGTCCTTTTTGAAGACAAAATCCTGAAAATATCACCCGATCCCATCGAATCTGAAGAGGTTAGTCAAGTTATCGATCTCAAGGGGATGATCCTTCTGCCAGGTGCGGTGGATGCCCACAGCCACATTATTCGGGAAAAAGACCCCGCCAAGACCATCGCCCGAGTGAGCAAAGCCGCTATCAAAGGTGGTTGGACCAGCCTCGCCGAACTCAGCTATCTGGATCCCAAACCCATCACCAGCACCGATGCACTGAGCGCGAAGAAAAAAGTTATCAAGGCCAACTCTTTTGTGGACATGGCCTTGTGGGGCAATGTGGATATCGATGATTATCCCTATCATGCCGAGGCGGCTCAGGAGCTTTGGGGCAATGGAATAGTCGGCATCGCGTTGATGAATCCTTCCCCGAATCCAGAGCTCACAGCCCTGGATTTCACCGAGATCATGGATCTTTTTTTGGATATCTACGGAAGCGACACCGCTTTTTCTTTTCAAGGTTTCGATGTTGAGTCACATTCCGGCTTCAGTTTTGCATCCCAAGGCGATGCGATCAGAAAGCTTCTGCGGCGCATGCAGGAAAACCCCATCCACATTCCCAGAGTTTCATCTTTTGAGACGGTGGAATTCATCAACAGTATTTCCAAACGCTCAGATATTTCTTTTTCTCTGTGTCTCGCAGATTTGATGAAGCATTTTTCCGACATCGACTTTGGGTATGAAGTGGACTTGGAAGGGCCGGAGAACCAGTTTTTCATCTTGTTGCGTACCAATAAGATATACATGCTTTCAAACAATGTGGAAAGTGCTGAGCCAAAGGTTGATTTGAGCCCCGCCTTCCAAGGTGCGCCAGAGTCTCTTTTGCCTTTTTCCTACCTGTGGGCGCTTTCTGAACTTTGGAAAAAACGCAAAATACCATTGGCAACAGTGATTAAAATGACCAGCGAAAATGCAGCCAAGCGCCTGGGCATCTATCCCGAAAAAGGGAGCATCGCGGTGGGCTCGGATGCCGATTTTGTGGTTTACGACCCCACCGGAAGCACCGATTTCAAGGCTCCAGACGGCAGCCAGCACGAACTGGAAGGAGCCATCGTCTCGGTTTATCTTCGAGGAGAATCTGTGGTCCATAAAGGCAAAGTTGCGCCCGCGACAGGAGCTTTTTTGCATCGCAGCACAAACCCCAAACGCCGCCACAATTCCACAACCTGGATCTAA
- a CDS encoding ROK family protein, with amino-acid sequence MSIHDTLQLGLDIGGSSIKYGWGNCKCGLQYFGSIHHTEKSLSGFRQSIALILDECAQTVGWEKINAVGIGTPGTIDLQASKLVGINPNLPFLTDFDPRELIPKSLNLPVFYDNDANVMCLAEAWLRGIDKKVAGITVGSGIGCGYVIDGKIHRGAHGFAMELGHTISFANGEACFCGRKGCLEAYASVEGLKRRFRNLQGASEFVPADSGLRELLDFSQNRPEAQTLIQEGLQTLARAISDLVVILDPDVVVLGGGAMDGGLYPFEELAKVAKAYMPAQNAGKTALEKALEGNRAGVFGAIILASQSV; translated from the coding sequence ATGTCAATACACGATACATTGCAGCTTGGACTGGATATTGGCGGCTCCAGCATCAAATATGGCTGGGGCAACTGTAAATGCGGTTTACAGTATTTTGGGTCCATCCATCACACGGAAAAATCCCTTTCTGGATTTAGGCAAAGCATTGCCCTCATTTTGGATGAGTGCGCGCAAACGGTTGGCTGGGAGAAGATTAACGCGGTGGGCATCGGCACCCCGGGCACGATTGATCTTCAAGCTTCAAAGCTGGTTGGAATTAATCCCAACCTTCCTTTTTTGACCGATTTTGACCCCCGCGAACTGATTCCCAAAAGCTTGAATCTCCCCGTTTTTTATGACAATGACGCGAATGTGATGTGTCTGGCGGAAGCCTGGCTGCGTGGGATAGACAAAAAAGTAGCCGGTATCACCGTGGGCAGCGGCATTGGTTGCGGGTATGTGATTGACGGAAAAATCCACCGTGGTGCGCATGGCTTTGCGATGGAATTGGGGCACACCATCAGTTTTGCGAATGGTGAAGCCTGCTTTTGTGGCAGAAAAGGATGTTTGGAAGCTTACGCTTCTGTGGAGGGGCTCAAACGGCGGTTCCGCAATCTGCAAGGGGCGAGCGAGTTTGTGCCAGCTGACAGTGGATTACGCGAGCTGCTGGATTTTAGCCAAAACAGACCTGAAGCCCAAACGCTCATTCAGGAAGGGCTGCAAACGCTGGCGCGTGCCATCAGCGATTTGGTTGTGATTCTGGATCCGGATGTTGTGGTCTTGGGAGGCGGTGCCATGGACGGTGGGCTTTATCCATTTGAAGAGCTTGCCAAAGTCGCGAAAGCGTACATGCCCGCACAGAACGCAGGAAAGACTGCCTTGGAAAAAGCCTTGGAAGGTAACCGGGCTGGAGTTTTCGGGGCGATTATCTTGGCATCGCAAAGCGTTTGA
- a CDS encoding TldD/PmbA family protein, protein MEHLVKQTIAKLSLPEVSFADVRITNTDWESIYFMNGFLRGFGSNMDAPAIGIRVLVNGCWGFAGSRDLSPASVERLIQQAVSNARQGSHFLRSKVEFPALPALEAEYIHKPEIDPFAMPKEEKTEFLGKLAEAIKPQGKIVHSTVMGQFMRQEKYYANSEGTYSHTVFYNTLPMMEVVAADGGQIQSRTWPGHMSAGRSGFELFHQQKFTENTQRIIKEATDLLSAPVIEEEKADIIIGNGHLALQLHESVGHATEADRIFGMEISYAGKTFVKPEMIGSFQYGSPVVNIFSDSTDPAGLGFHPVDDEGVPGKKMDIIKDGILVNQQTSRHIAHLLGLEPSANMKASFADDFPLVRMTNFCLAPGKGSLDELIAETEHGYLLDFTKTWSIDDNRNNFQFTTEIGYRIKNGKIIGIVKEPTYFGITKDFWNACDRVCGPEEWGYHSTFHCGKGEPGQVMQLSHGVAPARFRNINVSVKI, encoded by the coding sequence ATGGAACATCTTGTAAAACAAACAATTGCAAAACTCTCCCTCCCGGAAGTAAGCTTCGCGGATGTGCGCATCACCAACACGGACTGGGAAAGCATTTATTTTATGAACGGATTCCTGCGCGGCTTTGGCAGCAATATGGACGCGCCGGCCATCGGCATCAGAGTTTTGGTGAATGGATGCTGGGGCTTTGCCGGCTCTCGTGACCTGAGTCCAGCCTCAGTGGAGCGTCTCATCCAGCAAGCCGTCTCAAATGCCCGTCAGGGAAGCCATTTTTTGCGTAGCAAGGTGGAGTTTCCCGCGCTTCCCGCTCTGGAGGCGGAATATATCCACAAGCCCGAAATCGACCCGTTTGCCATGCCCAAAGAGGAGAAAACCGAGTTTTTAGGCAAATTGGCTGAAGCCATCAAACCTCAGGGAAAGATTGTGCATTCCACGGTTATGGGACAATTCATGCGCCAGGAAAAATACTATGCCAATAGCGAAGGAACCTATTCCCACACAGTATTTTACAATACTCTTCCCATGATGGAGGTGGTGGCTGCGGATGGCGGACAGATACAATCCCGAACCTGGCCTGGACACATGAGCGCGGGTCGCAGTGGCTTCGAGCTTTTTCATCAACAAAAATTCACGGAAAACACTCAGCGCATCATCAAGGAAGCGACTGATTTGCTTTCAGCGCCCGTGATTGAAGAGGAAAAAGCGGACATTATCATCGGCAATGGACACCTGGCATTGCAGTTGCATGAATCCGTGGGACACGCCACCGAGGCAGATCGCATCTTCGGCATGGAGATTTCCTATGCCGGGAAAACCTTCGTCAAACCCGAAATGATTGGTTCCTTCCAATATGGCTCGCCAGTGGTGAATATCTTCAGCGACAGCACCGACCCCGCTGGATTGGGTTTTCATCCGGTGGACGACGAAGGTGTGCCTGGAAAGAAAATGGACATCATCAAAGATGGCATATTGGTGAACCAGCAAACCTCGCGTCACATTGCTCACCTGCTGGGATTGGAACCCTCCGCAAACATGAAAGCGTCTTTCGCAGATGATTTTCCGCTGGTGCGCATGACAAATTTCTGCCTGGCTCCTGGAAAAGGCAGCCTGGATGAGCTCATTGCCGAAACGGAACACGGATATTTGCTTGATTTTACAAAGACTTGGAGTATCGACGACAACCGCAACAACTTCCAGTTCACCACCGAAATCGGCTATCGCATCAAAAACGGCAAAATCATCGGCATCGTTAAAGAACCAACCTATTTTGGCATAACCAAAGATTTCTGGAACGCCTGCGACCGCGTTTGTGGACCCGAGGAATGGGGATACCACAGCACCTTCCACTGCGGCAAGGGTGAACCCGGCCAAGTGATGCAGCTTTCACACGGGGTGGCCCCGGCACGCTTCAGAAATATTAACGTCAGCGTAAAAATCTAA